CATGCAAGTGTAACTAATTCTTCCCGGTTATAGTGCTAAACCAGGTTACGCGTGTATTGAGCTTCAGGTAATCATAacaccttttattttaaataatggaggacgactgtgtgtgtgagtacgACTCGACCTGGGACACAGAGAGTGATGGAGACGACCCGGCCGGAGATAGCCAAACCCGTCGGTCAagtcaagacaaaaacaaatctggCTGGGCTCTAGTGACGGTACGTGCTTTCATTGTTACTTACCCAAACCATAACGCACCAGACTCCTAACACACTGGCTTCTAACTCAGTGTCTTTGCAGCCGGCGAGGCGGCTGCTTTTATTACCGATAGgtaaagctaatgttagctttatGCCTGTCCGCTGCACCCTTGCTAACTAGCCTAGCTAGCTGCCAACGCTAGCTTTCTTCTGCTCTGGAAATCGCAGGCGTTTCGTTTAAATATTTATACTGCACTGCTCACAGTGATTGCTATTCGTAGATTATCATTCATAATAAGAATGTGAGCGTTTTAAATTAACTAATTAAGCTCTTCTGCGGCAGTGCTGGATAATTAGCCTGGCCTTATATCTCAACTGACATTATGGTAGCTTGCTGCTATTCAAGCACTATAGGTCCTGGCGTCATTGGCAACGATCACCAGATTTGTCATCTTTAAATAAAGATGCCTCGacactttgtattttttattagcTACGGCATCTGATGAAGGttcatttcacttttatttgcagTGGCATCATACGCCCAGAAACATGAGGGCAGCTAAGGACATGCAGAACTATAGAAGAGGATATCCAGTGAGTAACAAACACCTGATCAGTGAAGCATCTCACCCATCCCAGCTCAGACCAATTTACAATCAAATTCTGCTCTCTGCTTTTTTGGCAGAATCTCACAGATGATGAGTGCTCAGAGGACAAAATGAACAATCTGCAGTTTTATCTCAATAAATTTCCATCTGCTCCTGATGGTAAGCATTTCATTTGTTCTTGTAAGATATATTCTGTCATGGGAAATCATGTTTGTTGTGGTGAtacattatgttttttttctcgtgTGGTACAGATGTCTACATTGAGTCATTTCTTAAGGAATggaaaaatgactacaaaagacTTGAGAGAGTTCACTCATACATTCAGTGGTATGTACTATTTGAATCTTGGGATTGTATGCTTTGGCTGTGTCCTGTTTGAAGCTACAAAATCTTGGCTAAGAGTGTAATGCAAAGCAAGTTTGCTATAACTAGGCTTTCCTTGTGTAAGCTGGCTTGACTAAACCTAAAATCCCCAAGAAGAGACAGGAGGAACAGAATGTTATACTGAAGAACAATAAAgaatatgaaaatgtattatagttaaaaaaaaaagatgtgctACACATAAGGAAAGAGGACAACACTGGTAGAAAATTCAGCCACTTATTTGTAATATGACAGCTGCACAGTAGAGCTCTTATGCCTTAAACGTcacacatttaaacatgatattcAAGAAGTGtatttaggtctgacactgtcccataaaGATAAATTCatggaaatcactttaattttggGGCAAATCAAAGTGACATTAATGTTGTTGATTGAATACTTTGTGTGATCAATATCGATAGACTAATTGATTTTCTAATCTGTACTCAGCAGAGTAAAATGCACttggcagcaaatcaggaccaaacacaaaaacatatttaagcaTTTTCTGCATTGCCAACTGAATACATGTAAGTTCCAGTGGCACCGTGACGCATGCAGATTGTGCTGCTGACTGCACAGCTTTGTTAGTGGGATTACTAATCAAGTGTTGTTGATACTGATTATTCCCTCAACAAATAATCTGTATCGCTCATCGAGAATCATCAGGAAACAAATACCAGTCTCTAAATGGAGCATTCTGTGCAGCATCacttaccatggtgatctaacAGGTTAAAAGAGAGCCACCTTTGTGACACTGAAAGCTCTTTATGCTCAACGTACCTGCTTACCCTTAATCTGGCTTCATAGTTCACTCTTCTGATGACTGTTCAGTTTGAGGCCTGTTATAGACCTACTGGATGTTTCTTCAATATGTAGGATGTTCTGACTGGGAAGTACAGTAGGGGCACAGACTAGTTCTGCATAATTTTTGAGTGTGCTATTGATACACACAATTTTTCAAATATGCACTGTTGTAAAGAATTCACATTTTACAGCTGGAAAAAGGTCAACTGATTTGTGGAGCAGCTCCAGtaacacaacataaaacaaaacataagttCTAAATGTTTTGGATTAattctttttgtcgttttggagTTTCATTTGCAGATCAGTTCCAATGATATGAGGAAAGTGATGTGTCATTTCcctttattataatttaaaaataagtatGTTCATTTCCTCTGCATTCATGGTTTAATGATGTACGCAATTGCTATGTAGTGTTTAAGTGGAGACAGTATAAGCTTAGTAACGATGTACCATcatgttgatgttgtttttaagaaatgttttgctcttttcatgAATTTGCAACTGCTTAGATAAATTTCTGAATGATCTCTCTGGATGTTAGTTttttcaaaactttaaaaattgcCGCCAAACACAAAATTTGTATGCTCTTCATGTGCCTAATCGCAGCTTTGTAGTCTAACCTGTCATTTTagatcacaaaaaaagaaacggTGATAAAATGAACACATCATTCCAGACTgttcacacatttttgttttatttgcttataacaaaatgtgtttttgaaggATGCAGTTTGGGAAATCATTTTAGGGCTTTAGAGCTGTGCTGTATGTACTGTTTTTATGGGATGAAGCACCAACAAAGTGCTTTGTTTGCATCATTAACCAATAATGACACAGGAACAGCTGACATTATCTTCTTTGGATTAGATTATAGTTTCACTGGATGTTAAttggttttctgttgtttctctcTGGAATTGTTTGCCATTGTAAGGCTGTTTCCGCTGCGAGAACCAGGGGTTAATTACATGGCTTCAGAACTCACCAAGAAGGAAATTGAGGTAAGTGTGTCACAGGGAACAAGTCTTTTgatgaaaacccaacaaaatgATATTACAAATTAGCAATGACAGGCGTTTCTTATGAGGGTGAAGCCAGAATCAAATGATGTCCCGTGAACCAAaacaacagtgtgtgtttgctgctttaGCTAGAGACGAGTTATATTGTAAATGCCGTGTTGAATCAACCAGAATGTTTACTGCAGCTGCTGTAGTTTCTCTAGAATTTCTTCTGTCTTTGCTTGAGTGATAAATTCTTTCCAAAACAAGCTACAAGCTAGAAGTTTACAGCATTAGCTCTGCACTGTTCAAGAGTTTTAAgacttgtgtctttttgtcccTGTCCTCttatttctgtcacatttggaatcaaatatcagaaatatttcattatatCATGTAAGTTGTCTTTTAAATACAATTAGCACTAAATTTAGACATGCTTAGCAGTACTTCAAACTTTAAGAAAGAGGCAGAATACAATTGTTGACCCTGCCAGtctgcaaatttttttttgtacattgcaATACATGAGCTTGCACCTCAGTCATCACACACTACCATTTTTTACATTCTTAAGTAAATATATACCTTTTTGAGAAACCTAAAGCTTGTTGCTTTTTATTGACAGCACAACGCTCATAGTATTAAACATTGTTCTTATTTTTTCCTCATGTAGCTGTTTAATACACAAACTGTCCCAGTAATTAAGTTTGCAGATGCAAACTTGTAGGATAATGTTAACAATCCTGTTTCCCGTGTATTGTATGATAATCAAAGCTGTGTAAATGTCTcacaatctttttttatttatattttatctcTACTGTATATGTTCACCAGGCCTTCAAGAAGAATGAGGATGCTAAAAGGAGACTAGTCGAGTCCTATGAACTCATGTTGGGCTTTTATGGCATCCGTTTGGTCAACAAAGAGACGGGTGAAGTGAAACGTGCAGAAAATTGGAAGGAGCGCTTTGGAAACTTGGAGCGGTAAATATTCAATATTCTCATGTTAGTAATTTCATATGTATGTACCTTTTTGTTCGTGATTACAGCCTCCATTCTCATATATCTTAAAGGAATATGCACAACAACCTGCGGATCACTCGCATCCTGAAAAGCCTCGGAGAGCTGGGCTTTGAGCACTATCAGGCTCCACTCGTGCGCTTCTTCCTGGAGGAGACTCTGGTCAAGAAGACCCTCAGCAGCGTGAAACGCAGCGTGCTTGACTACTTCCTATTTGCTGTGCTTGACAAGCAGAAGCGTCAGGAGCTCGTACGCTTTGCTTACCTTCACTTTGAGCCAAAGGATAAGTTCGTTTGGTGTCCCAGAAAGATCCAGAAACAGTtcagaaaggcagagaaaagaTCTGATGCTGTTGGGAATGGAGATGGAAAGGATGACGTCTGTTCACGGGGTAAAAGCAAAGATGGAGAAACAGCTGTGCAACAGAAAGAGGACGGACTGGATAATGTTGCAAAGGCTCAGAAAGGAACTGACAATACAGCAActaaggacaaaaacaaaccgTCCGAGGCATCTCCTGAGCCAAAATCAGAAGCCGAGGCTGTTGGAAATGGAAGCGTGGAGACTGACGTTAATAGTGAAGCTTTGGGTAATGGAAACGACTCTGCAGATGATGTTCATGAGATGGATCAGTCACCAAGTCCTGACACTGTGACCACAAAAACCGACCCCTGTGTGGATGGTGAGCAGAAATCTACCAATAACGTGAAGGACACTGTCCAGGAAGCAGACAACAATATGCAAACAGATGGAGACATAGAAATTGAAAAACCGCCGAAGAAGAAGCGAGAAGATAACAAGGTGCTGCCAAGCAATGGCTCCACTGGGGACTTGGCCAGCGGGCAGATGGAGGATAAAGCTGTTGCTAATAAAACCACTGGTCCAACGAGCCCATCGGTGCAAACTCCTCTTAAGACTTCAAAACACTCGCCCTCTCTGTCGTCCGAAAGGGAGGAAAAAATCCCAAGGACTGATTTTAATCAAGTGCCAGATAAAAAGGAGTCAGAGGAAACGCCACAGGAAAACATGTCGGCAACGAATGGGTCACTGATTAAAGCCGAAAAAAGCGCAGATGAACAGACAAATGGCAAGGGGTCGGAGGATATTGATATGGAATCAAACCCCTCGAGCTCAAACCAAAGCGTGGGGAATTCATGAATAAACTGAGTGACTGAAGAATATACATAtggattaaaatgaaatgtaatatAGGGACAGAGTATGACTTAAAGACTTTCTAGGCCTTATTTCTACTATATTTGATGTGATATTGATTCTTTTCACTTTGAAGGAGTATATGAATTGATTAAGTCACTAAATGTGGGACGAGGTAAGGCTCTGTCTCCACGTGGCCATTCAACAATATTGAAGAATAAGGCTTGTGGTATTCcatatttttgtttgatttcccAACAACTCCAAATAATGACCAAAACCAGCAGTGAGTGCTCGATGCTTTCTGACTTCCCAATCCGGTCTGTGGCACTCGGCCCGAAGCCTGTGCAGAAACGGTTTCATTTTACAGCTGGCAGGTAAATTTTGGTTAAACAGGAGTTAATGTTATTTACACCAGCAGGACAGTGTGTGCAGTAAATCAGTGCCCAAGTTGATTGCACTGAAGTGACCCGTTGCCAGGCATGGGCTCAgttacattttcatcatttttggagGTCTGTGGCATTCAGAACCAAGCTGTAATACTCATGAGTTGGATAaattcattgttgtttttggtcgTTTTTATTGGATTTgtagacaaaaaagaaaaatacagaatattgcCTGACTTATCTTTAAAGGTAGTAATGacagactgacagcagcagatatTTAATATCTCTACAAAATACATAAAGCACTATTATTAATGTATATCAATGAAATGAAGGTTTCAGCATTTTTACCACCTTAGTACGTTgacatttgaggattttttttttttttttttgcactgagaAATTCATTGGAAgagcttttttttgtctctttgagcTGTTTTTGTGTGGGTAAAAGCATTCTGtactggtttgtttttttctgctggaCCCTGCTGTTCAAATGGAATTAAGACTGAATGTCATTTaagttatattttaataatgttGCACAGTCTGTGTGGTTTCATGCAGATTTGGGAAGTAGACTTTTGAACAACTGAAAGCCTTgccaaaagaaaatgtgataaGACTGTTTGATTGTATGATATGTATGTCATCTTGGCAGAGTTGATAAAGCTTTGGTTATAATTTAAAGTCCACGGGATGTTAATTTAATTTGGTGCAGTCCATGGAAATTTCCAAGCCAGGGTAATTTTATTGATGCATCTTTTGATATTTGCACTTCATTTTCACTATCAACTGTTGAAGGTACTGTATTTACCTAATGAAATGGTAATAACTTTATATATgacatcccccccccccccccccccccccccgactaAGAACCTGGCTATTAACGAAGCAGAATAAAGTTATGCTATTTTCTTCTATGAAATTCACCTGTGTTTGACCGGAGTCCTATTACAGCTGCAGCATTATCCTGAGATAACGCTGCGGTAGATGTCCGGATTCAGTTCTATTCCTGAGACTCTTCCTGCAGCAACATATAGTCAGAAatctcagtcttttttttttttaactataaaCAAACTGCATCTCAGTGAAGTGACTCAGAGCTGAGGAAAGAAAATAGAACATAGATATTGATGCAGCGCAACTTGTTCAGGCCTCAGGATCACTGTGGAGTTGAGGGTGTGGGTAAGGTCAGtaagaaatatatatacactgttAGTTTCATCCTGGTGTTTGTTACTGCGTTGTCCATGGCAGCCTCTTTCTATAGATTTACTCATCTCCTGTTTGGAacataacaaataaaacactCTTAGCAGAATCTGTTGGATTATTCCAAGTTTAGACACGAAAATATGCTTCTTCTCCGTAACAATGGATGTGCTTCGAGAGCAGGGGTGGGCAAACTTTTtggctcaggggccacattgaCTTTTGAAATTTGACAGACAGGCCAGACCACCATCAGATGGTTGGAGATTGTGCTAACTAAtatgaattacatgttaaagaaaaaacaatactgacaaagtaaagaatacTCACATTCACTTTCAGTGGGAACAGTGTCATTGGTCACCCTTTTTTGCCAGTGCGTCAAAGTCTGGTGTCAGTTTGATTGTGGCAATTCTCAGGATGGATCTGAGGTGTTCATCAGTTAACTGGGATCTTTGGTGTGCTTTGTTGATGTTCATCACGCTAAACGTCTGCTCACACATGTAGGTAGATCCCAACAACACCAGCATCCTCTGTGTCATCTTCTGAATGTTTGGAAACTTGGCTTCACTTAGTGAAGTGTAAAAGTCATTCAGTTTAAGGGAGCTGAACTTCTCCTGTAagactgagtcattttgaagatcGATCAGTTCCAACTGCAACTCCTGAGGTGCTGTTTCTGGGTCTTGTGACAAAAGATATGATACCAGCTGAAGTGCCTTGTCAATTTTTTCAAAATCGGAGAACCAAGGGCAGAATTCTCCGTGTAGGTCTTCTAGTGATTCcttgtatttcatcacatgtgGACTGGCTTCTGTCAGCATCGCCAGTGTAGGGAAATGAGCAAAGgatatttttttgacatttgtcttgAGAATAAAGTCAGTTTGGCTTTGAAGGCTGTCACATTTGTGTATAGTTTGTGCACAAATTGATCTTTCCCTTGCAGCTTCACGTTCAGCTCATTCATGTGTGTCAGTATGTCGACGGcaaaagtaaaatcacagagacGATCTCTGTGGCGCAGCTCAGGAAAATCATCGGTTTTCCCGATTAACTCCAAAAATGAGCTAATCTCGCCTTTGAGCTCCCACACTCGCTGACATACTTTCCCCAAACTTAACCAGCCGTCATGAGAGTGGTAAAGCAAGTCCTGGTGATCAGCATCAGTTTCTTCAAGAAACTTAATGAACTGACGATGCTGAAGCCCTCTCGCTGTATAAAGTTAACGAGTTTTACAACTGGCTTCGGGACATGatcaagatgcaaaaaagaCTTACAGAGCGCTTCCTGGTGGATTATGCAGAGTAGGAAAATCACATCCAGCTCAGGGTTTTCCTCCTTTACCTTATCCTGGATTCCTTTCAGCAGCCCGACGTTTTTTCCTGTCGGGTTTGGCGGTCCATCCGTGGTGACATTGGAGAGTTTACAGCAGGGCAGCTTCCTCCTCTGATGACCCCAGACATCCTGTCCTACAGTCCTCTCCACGTGTTTTCCCCTTCATGGATtccatggtcaaaaattcctccgttgtctcaaaatgtttattaatccctctaataaaaattaaaagctgagcactgtcttttatgtcattacTTTCATCCAGTGCTAATGAATATAGCTTGAAGGACTTCACTTTTTCGTTCAGTGAGCTGGTTAAGTCTTCGTAGTTCAACATGGCGAGTAACTGTCCTGCTGATGAactaattttttcaaatttgtttttgctctctggacacaggagacctgctgtctctaccatgcattctttcaaaaTCTCCCCTTCGGAGAAAGGTTTGTTAGCCTTTGCTATTTTGAATGCTAGCAAATAACTTACCTTGGTGCTTGACTCTTGAATCctagtttgcagaaaaaaacgTATTTTGCCCAGTGTGTAAACTGGCTGCCAGCCTCTGACCGTAGCTGTCCGTTCTTGCGCTGACTGGTTGCTAGCGTAGTTAGCATGCTTCGTGGGAAAGTGCCGGCTGatattgtattctttaaaaaccgCAACATTTTCATTGCAAATAAGACATACAGCCTTTGAAGGGACTTAAgcgaaaaaatatttagtagtccACTCCTTCTGAAACACTCGACACTCACTGtcgatttttcttttgtttgatcCACTCATTGTTACGGCCTTACGGCAGGGCTcaaagtagaagaagagaaaaaaaccaacaaaggtCACTTGTGTCTGGAGCGCGCCATCTAGTGGGGTCAACAGAAACGTCGGGTACAGGGGAAGGCCAGATGAATGTGGTCTTTATTGTAATTTCGTCAATtctaatattgacaaaattatttcgTGGGCCGGATTGAAAAGCCCAACAGGCCGTATGTGGCCCGGAGGCCTTAGTTTTCCCATGCCTGTTCTAGAGTAATTTCTGTTATCTGTTAATCTCCATGTAGATTGTGATCgcctcctctttttctttttgtaaattgTTGTAGCGCTGAAACAAATCAATCAACAGAGAGTTAATCTGCAGCTAATGTGATAATGGATTGAAGTCGATATTCAAGCACAAATAGCAAGCGTTCACTTGTTTGTGCGGCTAAACTCtgaggattttctgtttttctttggctTATGTGATAGTAACGGGCTGTCTTTCGGTTTTTGACAGCTTAGCAGACAACTGTGAGGAGAAATGGTGATTTCTGATTGTTATTTCTGCTTCTTTCAAGCTCTGTCTCTTGTGATTCCACCAACTTTGCCCAAAGTGGAAACTAATACTATTTTACTGTACAGACCCCATGACTACAAATATTTCTACCCTGCAGACAGActggagtttttgtttttagtccGCTCCCAGTTGGTCACttgatatttttaacatttctagcTCAACCCACTTTCTTTGGTGTCCGAGATGGATTCCCCCCCTCTGCGTTTCTGTCTCCTCCAGCACCACTCCTCACCCCCCCTCACCCGTGCAGTGTGCTAGACTGAGTTCAGCCCCTTCGGCTGGAGGCTCGGGTTTATCTGGGACCAAAGAGAAAACCATTTAGGAGCTGTGCGCCGTGAGGTGAAGGAAGGCTCCGTGGCGGACGCTGGGGGGGAGCGAGAGAGGACCAGGGAACCGGGGATTTGACCTTTATACGAATAAACTCGGGTGTGTGAGGGCGAGCG
The window above is part of the Acanthochromis polyacanthus isolate Apoly-LR-REF ecotype Palm Island chromosome 6, KAUST_Apoly_ChrSc, whole genome shotgun sequence genome. Proteins encoded here:
- the ogfr gene encoding opioid growth factor receptor — protein: MEDDCVCEYDSTWDTESDGDDPAGDSQTRRSSQDKNKSGWALVTWHHTPRNMRAAKDMQNYRRGYPNLTDDECSEDKMNNLQFYLNKFPSAPDDVYIESFLKEWKNDYKRLERVHSYIQWLFPLREPGVNYMASELTKKEIEAFKKNEDAKRRLVESYELMLGFYGIRLVNKETGEVKRAENWKERFGNLERNMHNNLRITRILKSLGELGFEHYQAPLVRFFLEETLVKKTLSSVKRSVLDYFLFAVLDKQKRQELVRFAYLHFEPKDKFVWCPRKIQKQFRKAEKRSDAVGNGDGKDDVCSRGKSKDGETAVQQKEDGLDNVAKAQKGTDNTATKDKNKPSEASPEPKSEAEAVGNGSVETDVNSEALGNGNDSADDVHEMDQSPSPDTVTTKTDPCVDGEQKSTNNVKDTVQEADNNMQTDGDIEIEKPPKKKREDNKVLPSNGSTGDLASGQMEDKAVANKTTGPTSPSVQTPLKTSKHSPSLSSEREEKIPRTDFNQVPDKKESEETPQENMSATNGSLIKAEKSADEQTNGKGSEDIDMESNPSSSNQSVGNS